In Pelomicrobium methylotrophicum, a single window of DNA contains:
- a CDS encoding protoglobin domain-containing protein has protein sequence MKPPDEVVEAIVRALELDDAAIARYKAFLEFTDEDVARLKALHAALRGLAPEFAQAFYDHLLGFEETRRFIPDTPTLERLKQTQAAYFDRLTAGDYGRDYIQHRLRVGVAHQRVGLSPHWYLGAYGKYLSGLLPEIWQRLGKDPRRSSPPCRRSSRSCSWTWGLPSTPISMPTGRPSWRSKRMPRWCLRACPSVWWCSTPTSPSCRPTGPF, from the coding sequence ATGAAACCGCCCGATGAGGTCGTCGAAGCCATCGTGCGGGCGCTGGAGCTGGACGACGCAGCCATCGCCCGGTACAAGGCTTTTCTGGAGTTTACTGACGAAGATGTCGCTCGGCTCAAGGCCCTGCACGCAGCCCTCAGAGGCCTGGCGCCGGAATTCGCTCAGGCTTTCTACGACCATCTCCTCGGCTTCGAGGAAACCCGGCGCTTCATCCCCGACACCCCGACGCTCGAGCGCTTGAAGCAGACCCAGGCGGCGTACTTCGACCGTCTCACCGCCGGCGACTACGGGCGCGACTACATCCAGCACCGCCTGCGGGTCGGGGTCGCTCACCAGCGGGTGGGGCTCTCGCCGCACTGGTATCTGGGCGCTTACGGCAAGTACCTGTCGGGATTGCTTCCCGAGATCTGGCAGCGGCTCGGGAAAGACCCCAGGCGTTCGTCGCCACCGTGCAGGCGCTCGTCAAGATCGTGCTCCTGGACATGGGGCTTGCCATCGACACCTATCTCCATGCCGACCGGCAGACCATCCTGGCGCTCAAAGCGTATGCCGAGATGGTGTTTGCGAGCGTGCCCTTCGGTCTGGTGGTGCTCGACGCCGACCTCACCATCCTGTCGGCCAACCGGGCCTTTCTGA
- the ahr gene encoding NADPH-dependent aldehyde reductase Ahr has protein sequence MNQIRAWAAPAAGRALEVYPFEVGPLGPEEIEVAVEYCGICHSDLSMLDNEWGITTYPFVPGHEVVGRVVAVGEQAKGLKIGDRVGVGWNAASCMHCHFCLAGDPHLCPAVQPTIVGRHGGFAERLRVHWAWAVPLPDALEASAVGPLLCGGITVFAPLLNFDIKPTHRVGVVGIGGLGHLALKFLRAWGCEVTAFTSSEAKHEEAKALGAHRVISSRDPAAMKAHAGSLDLILDTVNVPLEWDALMAMLAPKGRLHVVGAVLEPIPVNAMDLLVGQKSVSGSPTGSRAAIDTMLAFAARHGITPQVEHFPMSRVNDAMEHLRAGKARYRIVLDADF, from the coding sequence ATGAACCAAATTCGTGCCTGGGCTGCGCCTGCGGCAGGCCGTGCCTTGGAAGTGTACCCATTCGAGGTGGGTCCGCTGGGTCCGGAAGAGATCGAGGTTGCCGTCGAATATTGCGGCATCTGCCATTCTGATCTTTCCATGCTGGACAACGAATGGGGGATAACCACTTATCCTTTCGTGCCCGGCCATGAGGTGGTAGGCCGCGTGGTGGCCGTGGGCGAGCAGGCCAAGGGTCTCAAGATCGGGGACCGGGTCGGCGTGGGTTGGAATGCCGCCAGCTGCATGCATTGCCATTTCTGCCTTGCTGGGGACCCGCATCTGTGCCCGGCGGTTCAGCCCACCATCGTCGGCCGTCACGGTGGCTTCGCCGAGCGGCTGCGCGTGCACTGGGCGTGGGCGGTTCCGTTGCCGGACGCGCTGGAAGCGAGCGCTGTCGGCCCGCTCCTGTGCGGCGGCATTACCGTGTTTGCCCCGCTGCTCAATTTCGACATCAAGCCGACCCACCGGGTGGGCGTCGTGGGCATCGGCGGCCTCGGCCATCTGGCGCTCAAGTTTCTGCGGGCCTGGGGCTGCGAGGTCACGGCGTTTACCTCCAGCGAAGCCAAGCACGAAGAGGCCAAGGCGCTGGGGGCGCATCGTGTGATCTCCAGCCGCGACCCGGCGGCGATGAAGGCCCACGCGGGTTCGCTCGATTTGATCCTGGACACGGTCAATGTGCCTCTGGAATGGGACGCGCTGATGGCCATGCTGGCGCCCAAGGGGCGGCTGCACGTGGTCGGAGCCGTTCTGGAGCCGATCCCTGTCAATGCGATGGACCTGCTCGTGGGACAAAAGAGCGTATCGGGTTCCCCGACCGGCTCGCGGGCCGCCATCGACACCATGCTGGCGTTTGCCGCGCGTCACGGCATCACCCCCCAGGTCGAGCATTTCCCGATGAGCCGGGTCAACGACGCGATGGAGCACCTGCGTGCCGGCAAGGCGCGCTACCGCATTGTGCTGGATGCCGATTTTTAA